The stretch of DNA ATGAAAAAACTGCCGTAGGTGTTCACACGGTCTTTTTGATGCAGTTGTTCGGCCAATGGCGTGTGATAGTGCAGTCGCTCGCCAATCGGCCGTGCGCGGCCGCCGGATTTGACAAGAATCGGATCGACGAAATCGACTTTCAAACCGGCGCTACGCCAAATCAAACGGCAATCGGGCGAGGCATGATCGGCCATCGCTTGCCACTCGGCGGCGAGCACATCTTGCGCGTTGCTGTACAACCAATCCATGTGGTCCAACAACACGTAGCGTGAAATCGTGCCGGGATGCTGGTCGAGAAACCCCAGGACCGAATTCGTCTGCACGCTGATGCGATCGACGAGGCCGTTTTTGAGCAACTCAAAGTTGTGCGGTTTGAGGTATTCGGGGCAACAGGCGCGTGTGTATTCGCCGGTGAGATAGACCCGCCAAAAGTAGTTGTCGTACAGCGGCAAGGTGCGGAAGACGGTTTCAACACGATCGACAATAAACTGCACCGTTCCGCCGGGGTAGCCGGTGTCAATCTGTCGCCGTTGGCTTTGCGGCACGCCCAGCAGGGCCATCGTCATGTCGCGATTCATGCACCACTGCACCAGCGGACGCCACAAGGCTTCGTTCAATTGCCGACTGTCATAGATTTGTTGCTGTTCGGTCACGGTGGAGACATCGAGCAGTTCGTTCACGTCGTTACGAATGCGAGCTAATCGATTGATGTAGCCGTTGATCATCCACGCGAAAAATCCGGAGGAGCCGCGGAAATAAAAACTGTTGCGTCGTCCGCGTCCTTGAAACAACACGCCCCAACGGTCCCAAATGCTTTGCGCAGCCGGCGAGAGTTGCGGTCGCAATCGACCGGTATACAGCGAATCCCACGCAGCGACCCGTCCGCGGCCGAACAGGTTGAAGAATTCGTCGTAGTCCAGCGCACGGATGCCGGCGAGCTTTAATTCCAGGAGAGCATTTTGCCGCGGATTGACGTCGACGGCATGAATTTGTTTTGGTCCAACGAGTGCATAATCCAGAGCATTGCAACCGGCCGAGGTGATCATCAGGATTTCATCTTCGGGGCCAAGCTGCAAAGCTTGACGGTCCAGCCGGGGATCTTCCCAACAGGCGTTGTAGACGAGGTTGTGCCGGTGAATCCAATTGAAGCAAGCTTGGTTAATGGATCGCGCGTTAATCATTCAGGTCTCCCGTGGCAATGGTGCAAGCTGTGACTTCCGGCAGCGACAGCATCGGCCGCGCCAGTTCGAGCGGCCGGGCTGGCGTGGCAGCGACGCGGCGCGGGGGTGTCTTTTGCACTGCGGCTTGCGGATAGTAATATTCCAATTCGAGCGCGCCGTCGTTGTATTCAAATAGCGCGGTGCAGTTTTCGACCCAGTCGCCCGTATTGCAGTAAGTCATGCCGCTACGGTGCACAATGGCGGGGGTATGCAGATGCCCGCAGATCACCCCCTGGCAACCTTGTTGTTTGGCATGCCCCATCAGTGATTCTTCGAAGTGGCTCATAAAACGAATCACAGCTTTGACACGATTTTTAGCCAGCGCGCAAAGA from Symmachiella dynata encodes:
- a CDS encoding DUF3419 family protein, producing MNARSINQACFNWIHRHNLVYNACWEDPRLDRQALQLGPEDEILMITSAGCNALDYALVGPKQIHAVDVNPRQNALLELKLAGIRALDYDEFFNLFGRGRVAAWDSLYTGRLRPQLSPAAQSIWDRWGVLFQGRGRRNSFYFRGSSGFFAWMINGYINRLARIRNDVNELLDVSTVTEQQQIYDSRQLNEALWRPLVQWCMNRDMTMALLGVPQSQRRQIDTGYPGGTVQFIVDRVETVFRTLPLYDNYFWRVYLTGEYTRACCPEYLKPHNFELLKNGLVDRISVQTNSVLGFLDQHPGTISRYVLLDHMDWLYSNAQDVLAAEWQAMADHASPDCRLIWRSAGLKVDFVDPILVKSGGRARPIGERLHYHTPLAEQLHQKDRVNTYGSFFIADLAAA